GGGTTGCTTTATATAAATTTTAGAATTTCTAAAGATAATATTTATGTATAATATTAATAAAAACATGCGGTTAAAAAGCCGCACGTTTGATTTTTTAATTTCCTTCTTTTAATTGCTTTAATTGGAATTTTCCTTGATCTTCAACCTTCATTACTTCAACTTTAACCTTATCACCAATTTTAAAGGTTTCAAGTTTGTCTTTCAAATTGGATACATGTAACATCCCAACCTTGCCTGGTAACACTTCTACAAATACACCGTACTTTTCGATCCTTTTCACTGTACCTTCAAAAATTCCACCTTTTTCTACTTCTGCGATTAAATTTTGAATATGCTTAATAGCTTTATCAACTTTGTTTGAATCTTGTCCGGTTATTTTGACTTTTCCATCATCTTCTATGTAAACTTCGACATTGTATAGTTCACTGATTTCTTTAATATTTTTCCCTCCGGGTCCAATTACTTCTCCTATTTTTGAAACGGGTATTTTGAACACTTTCATTATAGGAACGTATGGTGACAGCTCTTTGCGGGGTTGAGGGATAGTTTCATACATCTTATCCAAAATCTTTAACCTCGCTATTTTTGCTTTTTCTAAGGCCTTTTGAAGAACTTCTTTATTAACCTGGCTGGTTTTAACATCCATTTGAAAGGCTGTTATACCATCTCTAGTTCCTGCTACTTTAAAATCCATATCTCCGAGGTGATCCTCCATCCCTAAAATATCTGTTAAAACTACAAACTCATCGTTTTCAAAGATCAAACCCATGGCAATACCTGCCACATGTTTGTGGATAGGTACACCTGCATCCATTAAAGCCAAGGAAGCAGAACATACGCTAGCCATCGATGAAGAACCGTTAGATTCTAAAATATCTGAAACGACTCTAATAGTATAAGGAAACTCCTCATCGTTTGGGATAAGGTTTTTATGTGCCCTTTCTGCCAAATGTCCGTGGCCAATTTCTCTTCTGCTAACTCCTCTAAGCCTTTTTACTTCACCGGTTGAGAAAGGCGGAAAATTATAATGGAGCATAAATCTCTTTTCTTCGTCGCTGAATATAGTGTCAATAATTTGAACATCCAAAGGGGCACCTAATGTAACAGTTCCAAGAGATTGAGTTTCCCCTCTGGTAAAAAGTGCAGAACCGTGCACTCTCGGTATTAGTCCTACTTCACAGGTGATATCTCTAATTTCATCACAAGTTCTTCCATCGACTCTTTTATTCTCGTTAATTATCATCTTTCTCATCGATTCTTGAAGTTTTTCTTCAAAAGCATTTTCTAAGAAACGTTTTTTATCTTCAAAAAAGGCAACACTCCATTTTTCCAAAAATTTTTCTTCAAATTTTTTCATTACGTTCTTTTTATACTCTGATATGGCTTTATCCCTATTTTTTTTACCTTTTGTGAGCAGTACATTTTTTAATGCTTCTTCGTCTATGAGTGAGAGGTAATCTTCAACAAATTCCCCTGGAACTACTTCTTTTTGAACTTCCCATTTTTCAATGTTAAATTCTGAAAGAAACTCTTCTTCAATTGATATAATTTCTTTTATCTTTTCCTGTGCAAACATCAGGGCGTCGACCATCTCTTCCTCGGAAACTTCAAGTGATTCACCTTCTACCATTGTAACTGCATCTTTGGTTCCAGCAACGACCATATCGATTTTAGAATTTTTTAGTTGTTCTTGGTTTGGGAAGGCAACAAACTGTCCATCAACGTATCCTATCCTTACTCCGGCAACAATACCATTAAATGGGATAGGTGAAAGATTCAAGGCTAATGAAGCACCTGTTATACCCCATGTTTCAATACTGTCGTCATTCAGCATGGAAAATACCGTAGTTATTACTTGAACCTCATTGAAGAAATTC
Above is a window of Petrotoga mexicana DSM 14811 DNA encoding:
- a CDS encoding polyribonucleotide nucleotidyltransferase; the protein is MKVLEKELFGRKLRIEHGKVAKQSLGSVMLTFNESTILVTADASEEAVRGQDFFPLTVEFQEKFYAVGKIPGGFIKREGKPSDEAILAARLIDRPIRPLFPENFFNEVQVITTVFSMLNDDSIETWGITGASLALNLSPIPFNGIVAGVRIGYVDGQFVAFPNQEQLKNSKIDMVVAGTKDAVTMVEGESLEVSEEEMVDALMFAQEKIKEIISIEEEFLSEFNIEKWEVQKEVVPGEFVEDYLSLIDEEALKNVLLTKGKKNRDKAISEYKKNVMKKFEEKFLEKWSVAFFEDKKRFLENAFEEKLQESMRKMIINENKRVDGRTCDEIRDITCEVGLIPRVHGSALFTRGETQSLGTVTLGAPLDVQIIDTIFSDEEKRFMLHYNFPPFSTGEVKRLRGVSRREIGHGHLAERAHKNLIPNDEEFPYTIRVVSDILESNGSSSMASVCSASLALMDAGVPIHKHVAGIAMGLIFENDEFVVLTDILGMEDHLGDMDFKVAGTRDGITAFQMDVKTSQVNKEVLQKALEKAKIARLKILDKMYETIPQPRKELSPYVPIMKVFKIPVSKIGEVIGPGGKNIKEISELYNVEVYIEDDGKVKITGQDSNKVDKAIKHIQNLIAEVEKGGIFEGTVKRIEKYGVFVEVLPGKVGMLHVSNLKDKLETFKIGDKVKVEVMKVEDQGKFQLKQLKEGN